From the genome of Pedobacter sp. MC2016-14, one region includes:
- a CDS encoding sugar transferase, with the protein MIQSEVSSKNPIRLLYSGESFKEEALPRLEQTFFLHQEPTIEDCINYLKDQSLFNLPDVIVMEVDDKVKSFEFIRSIKKDPLLKGLVIVLLSKSADPEIREMAMKHKVNDLYVSPVPLEDLCERIIFLVKFKLIKPQMADLAKIDVTYKIPIYKRIFDIVSSGMVLLVLSPFLLIVAIIIAIESKGPIIFKSKRVGTGYQVFDFYKFRSMRANASNELQALSNELNQYDKSETGATTFVKLKNDPRITKFGHFIRKYSIDELPQLLNVFFGDMSVVGNRPLPLYEAEMLTSNEWSMRFLGPAGLTGLWQVSRRGKADMSERERKKLDNFYAQNYSFWLDFKIILQTFPAVVQKEQV; encoded by the coding sequence ATGATTCAATCCGAGGTTAGTTCAAAAAATCCAATCAGGTTACTTTATTCCGGGGAATCTTTTAAAGAGGAAGCTTTACCCAGGTTAGAGCAGACATTTTTTCTGCATCAGGAACCTACTATAGAAGACTGCATTAATTACCTTAAAGACCAATCTTTATTCAATTTACCAGACGTCATTGTGATGGAAGTAGATGATAAAGTGAAATCTTTTGAATTTATCAGGTCAATAAAGAAAGATCCTTTATTAAAAGGATTGGTTATCGTATTGCTTTCTAAATCTGCAGATCCCGAAATCAGGGAAATGGCGATGAAGCATAAAGTGAATGACCTTTATGTGTCTCCGGTTCCATTGGAAGATCTTTGCGAGCGGATCATTTTTTTGGTGAAGTTTAAACTCATCAAACCTCAGATGGCAGACCTTGCTAAAATTGATGTTACGTACAAAATCCCTATTTACAAAAGAATATTTGACATTGTAAGTTCAGGTATGGTTTTATTAGTGCTTTCTCCTTTTTTATTAATTGTAGCCATTATCATTGCTATTGAATCTAAGGGGCCAATTATTTTTAAAAGTAAAAGGGTAGGGACCGGGTATCAGGTGTTCGACTTCTACAAGTTTCGTTCTATGCGTGCCAATGCCAGTAATGAGCTTCAGGCGTTAAGTAATGAACTTAATCAATATGACAAGTCAGAAACCGGCGCCACAACTTTTGTGAAATTAAAGAATGATCCAAGAATCACTAAATTTGGACACTTCATCAGAAAATACAGTATAGATGAGCTGCCTCAACTTTTAAATGTTTTCTTCGGCGATATGTCTGTAGTAGGAAACCGTCCATTGCCACTGTATGAAGCAGAAATGCTGACTTCTAATGAATGGTCAATGCGTTTTCTTGGTCCTGCAGGTTTAACCGGATTATGGCAGGTAAGCAGAAGAGGAAAGGCTGATATGTCTGAAAGAGAACGTAAAAAGCTGGATAATTTCTATGCGCAGAATTATTCATTCTGGCTAGACTTTAAAATCATCCTGCAAACTTTCCCTGCTGTAGTTCAAAAAGAGCAAGTATAG
- a CDS encoding two-component system response regulator yields MSKKQILIVDDEITILKLLNFVLSAEYDLIIKTSGVEALTWLEEGHSPALIISDLEMPYFDGSSFIYNLKISGFYRHTPVIILSGASDLEGLVSKMSFTVDDFIPKPFNPAQLKTAISNVFLKYDSIRG; encoded by the coding sequence ATGTCTAAGAAACAAATACTTATCGTAGATGATGAAATCACAATTCTCAAATTGTTGAATTTTGTTTTATCTGCTGAATATGACTTAATTATCAAAACCAGCGGGGTGGAGGCCTTAACCTGGTTGGAAGAAGGCCATTCGCCCGCCTTAATTATATCAGATCTTGAAATGCCTTATTTTGACGGAAGTTCATTCATTTACAATCTAAAAATAAGTGGCTTTTACAGACATACACCTGTAATTATCTTATCAGGTGCCAGTGATTTAGAAGGATTGGTATCTAAAATGAGTTTCACCGTGGATGATTTCATCCCAAAACCATTCAATCCTGCGCAATTAAAAACAGCAATTTCTAATGTTTTCTTAAAGTATGATTCAATCCGAGGTTAG
- a CDS encoding YMGG-like glycine zipper-containing protein has translation MKRLFAIFAIAVVFSACTNKAKEEAAMQAAVKAVKDSIRLDSLNKAVVMQKQEADRQKEVARVAEEKRTLMLAEQRASANAAPATSQTTTTTTTTKKKGWSSAAKGTLIGAGAGAVGGALIGKGKGAIIGGVAGAGAGYLIGRGEDKKSGRAQ, from the coding sequence ATGAAAAGGTTATTCGCAATATTCGCAATCGCTGTCGTTTTTTCGGCATGTACAAATAAAGCAAAAGAAGAAGCTGCTATGCAAGCTGCCGTTAAAGCTGTAAAAGACAGTATCAGGTTAGACAGTTTGAATAAAGCTGTTGTGATGCAAAAACAAGAAGCAGATCGTCAGAAAGAAGTGGCACGAGTAGCAGAAGAGAAACGTACGCTTATGCTTGCAGAGCAACGGGCATCAGCCAATGCAGCACCTGCAACAAGTCAAACTACCACTACTACCACCACAACCAAAAAGAAAGGTTGGAGTAGTGCAGCAAAAGGTACATTAATAGGGGCCGGTGCTGGTGCAGTTGGTGGCGCGTTAATTGGTAAAGGAAAAGGTGCTATTATCGGTGGTGTAGCCGGAGCAGGTGCTGGTTATCTTATTGGCCGTGGTGAAGATAAAAAGTCTGGCCGTGCTCAATAG
- a CDS encoding cold-shock protein, with translation MSTLGKVKWFNSSKGFGFITPEQGGKDIFVHFSAIAGDAFKNLTEGDSVEFELNEGKKGPEASNVKVL, from the coding sequence ATGAGTACATTAGGAAAAGTTAAATGGTTCAATTCTTCTAAAGGGTTTGGTTTTATCACTCCTGAACAAGGAGGAAAAGATATTTTTGTTCATTTTTCAGCAATTGCAGGAGATGCATTTAAAAATCTCACTGAAGGAGATAGTGTTGAATTTGAATTAAACGAAGGAAAAAAAGGCCCTGAAGCCTCAAATGTTAAGGTTCTTTAA
- a CDS encoding NAD(P)H-binding protein: protein METKKYTISILGCGWYGLAMGGCLVKNGHTVKGSTTSENKLALLEKAGIQPYLLNLTDDTATVAADFFKSELLIIALPPKKLTTEKQAYDKCIERIAALATADDVKQVIFISSTSVYKDSCDLVDEYTRPHASTSSAEGILAAEHLLFMNNGFVTTVIRFAGLVGPERAPGRFFAGKKDIPNGKAPINLIHLDDCLGITLAIIELSAFGNIYNACCPHHPEKQDFYTRATLNIGLPVPAFKDELLTWKKISSVRISENLNYQWKVGNWDEWLEAEK, encoded by the coding sequence ATGGAGACAAAAAAATACACGATTAGCATCCTTGGTTGCGGATGGTACGGACTGGCAATGGGAGGCTGCCTTGTTAAAAATGGTCACACTGTTAAGGGCTCTACAACTTCTGAAAATAAACTGGCCTTACTTGAAAAGGCCGGCATACAGCCTTACCTATTAAACTTAACAGACGATACCGCAACCGTCGCGGCTGACTTTTTTAAATCAGAGCTGCTGATCATAGCCTTGCCTCCAAAAAAGCTAACTACAGAAAAACAGGCTTACGATAAATGCATTGAGAGAATTGCAGCACTGGCCACAGCAGATGATGTTAAGCAAGTTATCTTTATCAGTTCTACTTCTGTTTATAAAGACAGCTGCGATTTGGTGGATGAGTATACGCGACCCCATGCCAGTACCTCCTCAGCAGAAGGAATTTTAGCTGCTGAGCATCTACTTTTCATGAACAACGGTTTTGTTACTACAGTGATCAGATTTGCGGGGCTGGTTGGACCGGAAAGAGCACCCGGTCGTTTTTTTGCCGGTAAAAAAGACATTCCAAATGGAAAAGCGCCTATAAACCTTATTCATTTGGATGATTGCCTTGGTATCACCCTTGCTATCATTGAGCTGTCTGCATTTGGGAATATCTATAATGCTTGTTGCCCGCATCACCCCGAAAAGCAGGATTTTTATACCAGAGCTACTTTAAATATAGGATTGCCTGTTCCTGCTTTTAAAGATGAACTTTTAACCTGGAAAAAAATATCGTCTGTACGTATTTCCGAAAATCTCAATTATCAATGGAAGGTGGGGAATTGGGATGAATGGCTTGAGGCTGAAAAATAA
- a CDS encoding MBL fold metallo-hydrolase: MKLTIWGAAKQVTGSMHLLQLEGYTILVDCGLDYEKGTYQEENQYFPFDPREIDVVILTHAHIDHSGNLPTLVRLGFSGQILSTAATADLTEILLMDSVNIFLSKQQKRSKGRKHHSGPLPLYVYKHVTETMERFITIGFHKDFKINTQVSVTFIPVGHLLGAAAVVLTVTENGSQKKIAFTGDIGRKNYPVLTDPEPIPQVDYLVTESTYGGRLHSKDSTLQDKLIETINETCIKFPGRLIIPAFSIGRTQSLVFALNKIFSTGLLPPVKVFVDSPLASAATEVYRKHHQLVNEEARAFYNRAGDEFEFDGLSYVHDKRESISISNYHEPCIIISSAGMLEGGRIQDHLYYNIQNYYCTILFIGYCAKGTLGSRLLRGDPIVRLRNRDLMVYATIKQTDLLSGHGDHDDLINNAKHQNPKLTRHIFLVHGEDKSLQSLSKAFSELGYTVSIPEKGETFIL, encoded by the coding sequence ATGAAGTTAACGATATGGGGCGCAGCTAAACAGGTTACCGGAAGCATGCACCTTTTGCAACTGGAGGGTTATACCATTTTGGTAGATTGTGGATTGGATTATGAAAAGGGCACATATCAAGAAGAAAACCAGTACTTTCCTTTCGATCCGCGTGAGATAGATGTGGTTATTTTAACACATGCACACATTGACCATTCTGGAAATTTACCCACACTGGTGAGACTTGGCTTTAGTGGTCAGATTTTAAGCACCGCAGCCACAGCCGATTTAACCGAGATCCTATTGATGGACTCTGTGAATATCTTTTTGAGCAAACAGCAGAAAAGGTCTAAAGGTAGAAAACACCATAGCGGCCCACTGCCACTTTATGTTTATAAGCACGTTACAGAAACTATGGAGCGCTTTATAACAATAGGCTTTCATAAAGATTTCAAAATAAATACACAGGTATCGGTAACGTTCATTCCTGTTGGTCATTTGCTTGGTGCAGCGGCAGTGGTACTAACCGTAACCGAAAACGGCAGCCAGAAGAAAATTGCTTTTACCGGGGACATTGGCAGAAAGAATTATCCTGTATTAACAGATCCGGAACCTATTCCACAAGTAGATTATTTAGTAACCGAATCTACCTATGGCGGCAGGCTACATTCTAAAGACAGCACCCTGCAGGATAAACTTATTGAAACCATAAATGAAACCTGCATTAAATTTCCGGGGCGGCTGATTATTCCAGCCTTTAGTATAGGAAGGACACAGTCACTTGTATTTGCACTAAATAAGATCTTTAGCACAGGATTACTGCCGCCTGTTAAAGTTTTTGTTGACAGTCCACTGGCCAGTGCCGCAACGGAGGTATACAGAAAGCATCATCAATTGGTGAACGAAGAGGCCAGGGCTTTTTATAACAGGGCTGGTGATGAATTTGAATTTGATGGTCTCTCTTATGTGCATGACAAGAGAGAGAGTATTTCGATTTCTAATTATCATGAACCCTGCATCATCATATCCTCTGCCGGGATGCTTGAAGGAGGGCGGATACAAGACCATTTATATTATAACATCCAGAACTATTATTGCACAATTTTATTTATCGGGTACTGCGCAAAAGGCACACTTGGAAGCCGCCTGTTGCGTGGAGATCCTATTGTGCGATTAAGGAACAGGGACCTGATGGTATATGCAACCATTAAACAAACAGATCTGCTAAGCGGACATGGTGACCATGATGACCTGATCAATAATGCAAAGCATCAGAACCCTAAATTAACCAGGCATATTTTCCTGGTACACGGAGAAGATAAAAGTCTCCAAAGCCTGAGTAAGGCATTTAGCGAATTGGGATATACAGTAAGTATTCCTGAAAAAGGTGAAACTTTTATATTGTAA
- a CDS encoding OmpA family protein: MNLKITKSALVLSLVGLSSALFAQDSDTTKRFDKKDFRTWSIGLNGGMLTHYTPFNNSNNGDYYTPKESWGYGGYIKKQITPGFGLQADFLAGKVEGMRANGASLTTAQRDASTFSTRIDWSAALKANFTIANLSLNHKNGVFSPYLTAGAGYMSSSAATNFVGGTNDGFQENWFVPVGAGFKLGLSNTINLDFGYDVNFMKSHNFDGLVGNANDRFSYAHAGLEFALGKKSSPQLQNYSALAALREQTAAESAELRRALSTQEENARRDREAAAAKYAQEMGDDDGDGVANKFDKCPGTPSGTVVDGAGCPLRAPSQIIREKVIVTEADRKVVGEAIKNLEFELGKATIKAKSYETLNRVAALLVEKNFSLKLAGHTDNTGSMALNLRLSKDRAEAVKAYLVSQGANPSVIEATGYGPNQPIATNKTAAGRQQNRRVEFSLF, translated from the coding sequence ATGAACTTAAAAATTACAAAATCGGCTTTGGTACTGTCCTTAGTAGGACTATCAAGCGCACTGTTTGCTCAGGACTCGGATACAACGAAACGTTTTGATAAAAAAGATTTCCGCACATGGTCAATTGGTTTAAACGGTGGTATGCTTACTCACTACACACCTTTCAACAACAGTAACAATGGTGATTATTACACGCCGAAAGAGAGCTGGGGTTACGGTGGTTACATCAAAAAACAAATTACTCCTGGATTTGGTTTACAGGCTGACTTCTTAGCTGGTAAAGTTGAAGGTATGAGAGCAAACGGTGCTTCTCTTACAACTGCTCAAAGAGATGCTTCTACTTTCTCTACCAGAATTGACTGGTCTGCAGCTTTAAAAGCTAATTTTACAATTGCTAACTTAAGCTTAAACCATAAAAATGGTGTATTTTCACCTTATTTAACTGCTGGTGCCGGTTACATGTCATCTAGTGCTGCTACTAACTTTGTAGGTGGTACTAATGATGGTTTCCAGGAAAACTGGTTTGTACCGGTTGGTGCAGGTTTTAAATTGGGATTATCTAACACGATTAACCTTGATTTTGGTTATGACGTAAACTTCATGAAATCTCATAATTTTGACGGCTTAGTTGGTAATGCTAATGACAGATTCTCTTATGCACACGCTGGTTTAGAGTTTGCACTGGGTAAAAAATCTAGTCCTCAATTGCAAAACTACAGTGCATTGGCTGCTTTACGTGAGCAAACTGCTGCTGAAAGTGCTGAGTTAAGAAGAGCATTATCTACACAAGAAGAAAATGCAAGAAGAGATAGAGAAGCTGCTGCTGCTAAATATGCTCAGGAAATGGGTGATGATGATGGTGATGGTGTAGCTAACAAATTTGACAAATGTCCAGGTACTCCATCAGGAACAGTTGTTGATGGTGCTGGTTGTCCACTAAGAGCTCCTTCTCAAATTATCAGAGAAAAAGTTATTGTAACTGAAGCTGACCGTAAAGTTGTTGGTGAAGCAATTAAAAACTTAGAGTTTGAATTGGGTAAAGCTACAATTAAAGCTAAATCTTATGAAACTTTGAACCGTGTAGCTGCTTTATTGGTTGAGAAAAACTTTAGCCTTAAATTAGCTGGCCACACAGATAACACTGGTTCAATGGCTTTAAACTTACGTTTATCTAAAGACAGAGCAGAAGCTGTTAAAGCTTACTTAGTGTCTCAAGGTGCTAACCCATCAGTAATTGAAGCAACTGGTTACGGTCCAAACCAACCAATTGCTACAAACAAAACTGCTGCTGGTCGTCAGCAAAACAGAAGAGTTGAATTCTCATTGTTCTAA
- a CDS encoding lycopene cyclase family protein has protein sequence MENIKCDIIISGGGMAGLSLLYRALKEGLWHDKHIVVVDKHSKQNNDKTWSFWKKEQTDFDEIISHSWNDLLFYSNSGKQLHLDAAPYTYCTIRSLDFYNFVLAYLKTFPNVSFYLDEVRSWYHKDQQSFLHTARYQFAGEFLFNSIYQKPVLHSHSQYFLQHFKGVIIQLNEPTRLRAAHLMDFRTSQEHGTTFFYTLPLSESVIFVEYTIFSKSLLRPAEYDAKIETYINDELNITQYKVIEEEFGAIPMTDHMFNRFDGSIVNIGTAGGDTRASTGYTFINTQKTISKILHSLKQHGHASFGAETIALKQQLYDSTLLNVLDGNRYQGHQLFYDLFKGTPASTIFSFLDAETSIFEDLQIMKSLRVAPFLKSFLAAVYRKLRG, from the coding sequence ATGGAAAACATCAAGTGTGATATCATTATTTCCGGTGGGGGAATGGCAGGCTTAAGCCTGCTTTATCGTGCCTTAAAGGAGGGCTTATGGCATGATAAACATATTGTTGTTGTAGATAAACATTCAAAGCAAAATAACGACAAAACCTGGTCGTTCTGGAAAAAAGAGCAGACAGATTTTGATGAAATCATATCCCATAGTTGGAATGATCTTTTGTTCTATTCCAATTCTGGAAAGCAATTACATCTTGACGCTGCTCCCTATACTTATTGTACCATTCGTAGTCTTGATTTTTATAATTTTGTACTTGCTTACTTAAAAACCTTCCCCAACGTTTCCTTTTACCTGGATGAAGTTAGATCATGGTATCACAAAGACCAGCAAAGTTTTCTGCATACCGCGCGCTATCAGTTTGCAGGTGAATTTTTATTTAATTCTATTTACCAGAAACCAGTTTTACATTCGCACAGTCAGTATTTTTTACAGCATTTTAAAGGGGTTATTATACAATTAAACGAACCTACACGCCTACGTGCCGCTCATTTAATGGACTTTAGAACCAGTCAGGAGCATGGAACAACCTTTTTTTATACCCTGCCGCTTAGTGAATCTGTAATTTTTGTGGAGTATACCATTTTTTCTAAATCTTTGTTAAGGCCAGCTGAGTATGACGCAAAAATTGAGACCTATATAAATGACGAATTAAATATAACCCAATATAAAGTTATTGAAGAGGAATTTGGTGCTATCCCAATGACAGATCATATGTTTAATCGTTTTGATGGCTCTATTGTAAATATCGGTACTGCAGGAGGTGATACAAGAGCCAGCACAGGATATACTTTCATCAATACACAAAAAACAATCTCAAAAATACTTCATAGTTTGAAACAACACGGCCATGCCAGTTTCGGTGCAGAAACAATAGCTTTAAAACAACAATTGTATGATAGCACCTTGCTAAATGTTTTAGATGGAAACCGTTATCAGGGGCACCAATTGTTTTATGATTTATTTAAAGGCACACCTGCTTCAACCATTTTTTCCTTTCTGGATGCAGAGACGTCTATTTTTGAAGATCTTCAAATCATGAAAAGTTTAAGAGTAGCTCCATTTTTAAAATCATTCCTTGCTGCGGTTTACAGGAAATTAAGGGGATAA
- a CDS encoding response regulator, producing MKADKSEDIQPIIKYKGLNCVLLIDDDVPTNFIHRKILSTSNIDVDVKSITSAREALEFLTSSGKYENIEMDAPRPGLIFLDINMPGMSGWDFMQEYGTLDQRQKEEIKVIMLTTSTNPDDEALAMQNKEIVTFMHKPLTRQIFNKIASEYFEVLT from the coding sequence ATGAAAGCTGATAAAAGCGAAGATATACAACCGATAATTAAATATAAAGGCCTTAATTGTGTTTTATTAATTGATGACGATGTGCCGACCAACTTTATACATCGAAAGATACTTTCTACATCAAACATAGATGTGGATGTAAAATCCATCACATCTGCCAGGGAGGCTTTAGAATTTTTAACCTCTTCCGGAAAGTATGAAAACATCGAAATGGATGCTCCCAGACCTGGATTGATCTTTTTAGATATCAATATGCCTGGCATGAGTGGATGGGATTTTATGCAGGAGTATGGGACGCTGGATCAACGTCAGAAAGAAGAAATCAAAGTAATCATGCTAACTACCTCGACTAATCCAGACGATGAAGCATTAGCTATGCAGAATAAAGAAATTGTAACCTTTATGCATAAGCCACTCACAAGGCAGATTTTTAATAAAATTGCCAGTGAATATTTTGAAGTATTAACATAA
- a CDS encoding ATP-binding protein, producing MLDEIEDYAILFLDKEGNIVDWNKGAENIKGYSSAEVIGKNFRIFYTEEDLLNGKPESLLQAAVKLGKASDEGWRVKKDGHRFWGSILIKAMYDENKNVLGFSKVTRDLTEKMRKDRAIRNYARELAAYNKQLEQFVYIASHDLQEPLLTVTNFIDLLKEEYSGSLDNDGLLYLSYISQSAERMKELIKGLLDYSRIGVSRISTVDCEILVEQVKNDLHSSIQKSGANIYFNNLPVVNGNETQIRQLFQNLISNAIKFRKPGSIPEIEISAEKQEQGWKFLVRDNGIGLDERYKEKIFVIFQRLNHRSEYEGNGIGLAHCKKIVELHDGEIYVESTLQQGSTFCFTLNK from the coding sequence ATGCTAGATGAAATAGAAGATTATGCTATTTTATTTTTAGATAAAGAGGGGAACATTGTAGACTGGAACAAAGGAGCAGAAAACATCAAAGGATATAGCTCAGCCGAAGTTATTGGTAAAAATTTCAGAATCTTCTATACGGAGGAAGATTTGCTGAATGGAAAGCCCGAATCCCTGCTTCAGGCAGCCGTAAAACTTGGTAAAGCATCAGATGAAGGCTGGCGGGTAAAAAAAGACGGACACCGTTTTTGGGGCAGCATCCTCATTAAAGCCATGTACGATGAAAATAAAAATGTACTTGGATTTTCTAAAGTTACCCGGGACCTCACTGAAAAAATGAGGAAAGACAGGGCAATACGGAACTATGCCAGAGAATTAGCTGCTTATAACAAGCAATTAGAGCAGTTTGTCTACATCGCTTCTCATGATTTACAAGAGCCCTTGTTAACCGTAACCAATTTTATTGATTTATTAAAAGAAGAATATTCTGGAAGCCTGGATAACGATGGGCTGCTTTATCTTAGCTATATCTCTCAATCTGCTGAGCGGATGAAAGAACTCATTAAAGGATTGCTGGATTACTCCAGGATCGGTGTGAGCAGGATTAGTACTGTAGATTGCGAAATTTTGGTAGAACAGGTTAAAAATGATTTGCATTCCAGTATTCAAAAAAGCGGTGCTAACATTTATTTTAATAATTTGCCGGTAGTAAATGGGAATGAAACCCAAATCAGACAACTTTTTCAAAATCTAATCAGTAATGCTATAAAATTTAGAAAGCCTGGTAGCATTCCAGAAATAGAAATATCCGCTGAAAAGCAGGAGCAGGGTTGGAAATTTTTAGTTAGAGACAACGGAATAGGCCTGGACGAACGCTATAAAGAGAAAATATTTGTTATTTTTCAGCGTTTAAACCATAGGTCAGAATATGAAGGCAACGGAATAGGCCTTGCACATTGCAAAAAAATTGTAGAGCTTCATGATGGTGAGATTTATGTAGAATCAACCCTTCAGCAAGGCAGTACTTTTTGTTTCACCTTAAACAAATAA
- the egtD gene encoding L-histidine N(alpha)-methyltransferase: MEQFLKEVLRDLNQSPKSLNSKYFYDEAGDKLFQQIMGSVEYYPTNCEMEIFKTRTKELALTLKNGFAEFDLVELGAGDATKSSYLLAELHEQGADFTYMPIDISSSMVNYLEKNLPNAIPGLKVTGLNGEYFEMLQKAYAISSRKKVVLFLGGNIGNFKPDEALDFCKRLRTLLKPDDLLLIGFDLKKHPRVIRAAYNDAAGYTRDFNLNLLKRINRELKGNFILSQFEHYPSYDPSTGACRSYLISLTDQVVNISDHTFHFKENEYIDMEISQKYSVEETDAIARAAGFKPIAHFYDSKKWFLDTVWSGV, translated from the coding sequence ATGGAACAATTTTTAAAAGAGGTTTTACGAGACCTGAATCAAAGCCCAAAAAGCTTGAACTCCAAATATTTTTATGATGAAGCAGGAGATAAGCTCTTTCAGCAGATTATGGGTAGTGTAGAATATTACCCCACGAATTGTGAAATGGAAATTTTCAAAACGCGTACAAAGGAGCTTGCATTAACATTAAAAAATGGCTTTGCTGAATTTGATTTGGTTGAGCTCGGAGCGGGGGACGCCACAAAATCCAGTTATCTGCTTGCTGAGCTTCATGAACAAGGTGCAGATTTCACCTACATGCCTATAGACATCTCTTCTAGTATGGTCAATTACCTGGAAAAAAATCTTCCCAATGCCATACCAGGACTTAAAGTAACAGGTTTAAACGGAGAATATTTTGAAATGCTCCAAAAAGCCTATGCAATATCTTCACGTAAAAAGGTAGTGCTCTTTCTGGGAGGTAACATCGGTAACTTTAAACCTGATGAAGCCCTGGATTTTTGTAAAAGGTTACGTACCCTGCTAAAACCAGACGACTTGCTACTGATTGGTTTCGATCTAAAAAAGCATCCGCGCGTCATCCGTGCAGCGTATAATGATGCAGCGGGATACACCCGTGATTTTAACCTTAACCTGCTTAAAAGAATCAACCGCGAACTAAAGGGAAATTTTATCCTTAGCCAGTTTGAACATTATCCATCCTACGATCCCTCTACCGGTGCATGCAGAAGCTACCTGATCAGTTTGACGGATCAGGTAGTAAATATCTCAGACCATACCTTTCATTTCAAAGAAAATGAATATATTGATATGGAAATCTCTCAAAAATATAGTGTCGAAGAAACCGATGCTATTGCAAGAGCGGCAGGTTTTAAACCGATTGCACATTTCTATGATTCAAAAAAATGGTTTCTCGATACCGTGTGGTCAGGTGTGTAA
- the egtB gene encoding ergothioneine biosynthesis protein EgtB: MSLWKQYAKVRAHSVLICSKLQKEDYVVQPIVDVSPPKWHLGHTTWFFETFILIPHAAAYVPYNIEYNYVFNSYYENIGARVIRTDRGNLSRPTVDEVFLYRAYVDEAMEGFLSTSPNAEIEALMQLGLNHEEQHQELLWYDIKYILGHNPLFPAYSTETIDQNLADTTANTEHWIDISEGVYEIGFNGSGFHFDNELGRHKTYIQDFSISTKLVSNSEYLDFIQDGGYSNFNLWHAEGWDWVNENLIQSPMYWYKIEDCWYSYTLSGLRPIAAAKPVNHISYYEAAAFAQWKGMRLPTEFEWEVAAAQLQWGNLWEWTESAYLPYPGFSKAAGALGEYNGKFMVNQKVLRGASVASSLNHSRSTYRNFFHPQLRWMFSGIRLAK; this comes from the coding sequence ATGTCACTTTGGAAGCAGTATGCCAAAGTCAGGGCGCATAGCGTACTGATTTGTTCGAAATTGCAAAAGGAAGATTATGTGGTGCAACCCATAGTAGATGTAAGTCCACCAAAATGGCATTTAGGGCATACAACATGGTTTTTTGAAACATTTATCCTGATCCCTCATGCTGCAGCATACGTTCCCTATAACATAGAATACAATTATGTTTTCAATAGTTATTATGAAAATATTGGGGCTAGAGTAATTCGTACAGATCGTGGCAACCTAAGTCGGCCTACTGTAGATGAAGTATTTTTATATAGGGCTTATGTAGATGAAGCGATGGAAGGCTTTTTAAGCACAAGCCCAAATGCTGAAATCGAAGCGTTAATGCAATTAGGCTTAAATCATGAAGAGCAACATCAAGAACTGTTGTGGTATGATATTAAATATATTTTAGGACATAATCCCCTTTTCCCTGCTTACAGTACTGAAACAATAGATCAAAATTTAGCTGATACCACTGCCAATACAGAACATTGGATTGATATTAGCGAAGGTGTTTATGAAATAGGTTTTAATGGTTCAGGCTTTCATTTTGATAATGAATTGGGCAGGCATAAAACGTATATTCAGGATTTTAGTATATCCACAAAGCTGGTCAGTAATTCAGAATATCTTGATTTTATACAAGATGGAGGTTATAGCAACTTCAATTTATGGCATGCCGAAGGATGGGATTGGGTTAATGAAAATCTGATACAGTCACCAATGTATTGGTATAAAATAGAAGATTGTTGGTATAGCTACACCCTTTCAGGATTACGGCCAATAGCAGCTGCGAAACCGGTAAACCATATAAGTTATTATGAAGCTGCAGCCTTTGCACAATGGAAGGGAATGCGCTTGCCAACAGAATTTGAATGGGAAGTTGCGGCTGCTCAATTACAATGGGGTAACTTATGGGAGTGGACCGAAAGTGCATATCTTCCATATCCTGGATTTTCGAAGGCCGCAGGAGCATTAGGAGAGTACAATGGCAAATTTATGGTTAACCAAAAGGTACTTCGGGGCGCATCAGTTGCCAGCTCATTAAACCACAGTCGGTCAACCTACAGAAATTTTTTTCACCCTCAATTAAGGTGGATGTTTAGCGGAATCAGGCTTGCAAAATAA